Below is a window of Phocoena phocoena chromosome 12, mPhoPho1.1, whole genome shotgun sequence DNA.
CTCTCATTATTTATAGTCTTTCATATGCTCATTTTACATCTCCCTGGATGTGAAcaggaaaatgatttttaatttcaatttcaggtTCTCCTGGCAAGACACAAAGCCGAAGAAGCGTTCTATGCAGTCAAAGTTTTACAGAAGAAAGCGATCCTGAAAAAGAAGGAGGTATGAGATGGGCTTGGAGATGGACATTCAGTAGACATTACCTTGCCATCTTGGCGCCACGTTGAAATTTGCCACTACATCTTAATTGTCCTTTTTCTAGGAAAAGCATATTATGTCGGAGCGGAATGTTCTCCTGAAGAACGTGAAACACCCTTTCCTGGTGGGCCTTCACTTCTCTTTCCAGACGGCTGACAAACTGTACTTTGTCCTAGACTACATTAACGGTGGAGAGGTGAGCAGAGAGGATGGGAGCTGAGCCCTGGCTGTCCCGTGCATAGCctgctttgttttaatttgagaggagagtttttaaaagataattagtGGGGGAAGAGTTACCAGATTTAGTATTTCCTTTAACCTGCCAGCTTTCAGATGGCTTATAAACTATTTAGGGCCCCTTCCTGCAATTGTCCTCTTTAGCTATATATGTCAAGACAGATCCAATGCATTGTCCGGGTTTTTTGGCAACCCAGGCTAACTCTGTTCTATCTCCTCCAGTTGTTCTACCATCTCCAGAGGGAGCGATGCTTCCTGGAACCACGGGCTCGGTTCTATGCTGCTGAAATAGCCAGTGCCTTGGGTTACCTGCACTCTCTGAACATCGTTTATAGGTGAGCTGAAGGGCTCTGAAGGCTCCCTTCCTTGTGTAAAGGAGACATAGCCCGGCCTTTGACAGGGCCTTAAAATAATCTGTGTTTAGGCAGAACTTGGTCACCTAAAACCAGGTCCCCAGCATGTGACCCATCTGCTGACTCCCTGCCACGAGGGAACTGGCCAATGAGGATTGTGCCTCATCCAGAATAGATGAACAGAACAAGGACCCCCTTTTAGATTCACTAACACAACTACAGTGGATGTAACGTGCTTCCAATAGCCCTAGTGGTGATCTTAACGGAGGATTACTAATGCGGTGAAATTAACTTAATACGACtactttcctattcttttttttttacagagactTAAAGCCAGAGAATATTTTGCTGGATTCACAGGGACACATTGTCCTTACTGACTTTGGACTCTGCAAGGAGAACATTGAACACAATGGCACGACATCCACCTTCTGCGGCACACCCGAGGTAGGCGAACTCCTGGTCCACACCCCTCCAGGAAGGGATCACTGCAGTGACCCTTAACTACTGAAAGAACAAGCTGTTTTCAGAGATGATTTAGTCCAGTTCGGTGCAAGTAAAATACACTGGCTGTTGGAGGCATGAGAAATTCCAAGGCCTCACGTTGCTTTAATTAAAGTGAGCTGTTTGTAAGGTCCACGCTATAAAAGGTTCTAAACCCCTAAGTAAGATATCTGAGGAGGGCCCAATAGCTTTCAAAACATCAGGACATGTAAGTGGCCAGTCAGCCTCAAAGCCAGCAGTTTTATCAGGAAGTAGTTTAAAGAAATATATCCTCCAAGTGTACCCCGGGTCTCTCAGCCCTTTCAAAGTGCATGCCTGGTCTTGGGATTGCCTAGTTTCAGGGGCTCTAAACTCTCTTTTCCTGGTCTGTCTTTCAGTATCTTGCACCTGAGGTGCTTCATAAGCAGCCTTATGATAGGACCGTGGACTGGTGGTGTCTGGGGGCCGTCTTATATGAGATGCTCTATGGCCTGGTGAGTAGCCCATTGAAAATCGTGAAATATTGCCCTGGGTTGATACATTTCTCCCTAGAATGTAGTCTTAAAAATCCAGACTTATCTGGGCACACAAGCCCCACTGCAGACCTGATCATCACGTCTTGCCCTCTATCAGTATGCTTATCAAATGCTGATGAGAGAGGCATATTGGTTAAGCTATAGGTATTTTAGGGTAAACCGTTACCTAgtggattttttcttttgtaagttcACATTTTACTAGGTGTGACCACACTTAACCTATGTGAGAGTGAAAAACATGGCTTATTAACATCTACCCCCTGATAAGGGTGGCAAAATGTAGACACTTAAAAATCTAAGTCAAAGAAAACCTATCAGGTGATAAACTTTGTCAGAACCAGCTTCATATATTGCGTTTAAGTCTTTCTTGGTAACGGATGCTCTCCAAAACTTCCAATTAAGTAGTAAGTAATCTTCCTGCTTCTTTCAAGCCTCCATTTTACAGCCGAAACACAGCTGAGATGTACGACAACATTCTGAACAAACCCCTCCAGTTGAAGCCAAATATTACAAATTCTGCAAGACACGTCCTGGAGGGCCTCCTGCAGAAGGACAGGACAAAGAGGCTTGGTGCCAAGGATGACTTTGTGAgtcattttttcctctcctcctgggCTGTATGGGTAGAGCCCTAGACCTCACCGCCCTTCTTGAATTTCACTCTTCTAAATTCCTGCTTCTTCCTCAACAGATGGAGATTAAGAATCACGTCTTCTTCTCCCTAATTAACTGGGATGATCTCATTAATAAGAAGATTACTCCCCCTTTTAACCCAAATGTGGTGAGTATCTCTCTCGCGAGTGTGCACAGGCCCAGAGGGCATTTCTTTAGGTCAGAGTTGCTGTTGGTAGTGGTGGAAGGGGAAGGGCCCTCAAGGAATAAATTGGCATTCGTAAGCCATTATTTTACCCACAGAAAAAAGTAGAACTTTTGTCCCAACAAAGCTCACGTTATTTTTCCACACCTTTTATAAATTACAGTAGCAAAAGACGGAAAATAAGCATGGTCCTCATAGTTGAAACTTTGTGTGGCCTTTGGGTTTTGTGCTTGAAATGGTTGCTGATGGTGGAAGTTGCCATATGGTGCCTGCATGAGAATTTCCCTTTCTTGTCTCCATTGTGAATTCTTGACATGGAGTAcgttttcttcccttcctgcatCAGAGTGGACCCAGCGACCTGCGGCACTTTGATCCCGAGTTTACCGAAGAGCCAGTCCCCAACTCCATCGGTCGGTCGCCCGACAGTATCCTTCTCACAGCCAGCGTCAAGGAAGCGGCCGAGGCCTTCCTGGGCTTTTCCTACGCACCTCCCGTGGACTCTTTCCTCTGAATGGTCTTAGGGTTGGTTGTGAAGGATTTCACGGGCGTTTTGAAATGTTTTAGTTAGCCTTTTGGCAGAGCTGCCAGCTGACAGGACATCTTAAAAGAGAATTTGCACATCCCTGGAAGCTTGCACATCTTGGCAATCTTATTGCACAGTTTGCTGGAAGCTTTTCGAAGAGCACATCCTCCTCAGTGAGCTCGTGaggttttcctttattcttccttCCAATGTGGTGCTATCTCTGAAATGAGCAGTAGAGGGCCACCCCAGGCAGATGCAGTGGTCTCATTCGTAGGAGGACGCTGTTCGGAGAAGGAGCTTCTGAAGGTCTGTCCGGGCCGTGATAACGCATCTTATGAAACGTGCCTTTTCTGATGAGATCGTGTTAGCTCCAAAGTTCTTCCTGTTGCCGAGTGTTTCCGTTCTGTTTTTCCTTGTGGACTTTCCTGTGTGATCCGCCGTATGAGTGTGGTATGCTTGCTCACAGAAGGACTCAGTTATAAGCATCAATGTGACACTTGCAGGACACTACAACGTGGGACATTGTTTGTTTCTTCCATATTTGGAAGATAAATTTATGTGTaggctgtttttttttgtaagatatagttaataactaaaatttatCGAAAATGGTCTTGCAATGACTTGTATCCAGATGCTTAAAGAAGCATTGCTGctacaaatatttctatttttagaaaaggTTTTTATGGACCAATGCCCCAGTTGTCAGTCAGAGCCTGgtgttttcattgtttaaaatatcacctgtaaaatgggcattatttatgtttttgggtttttttgtttcttttttgcattCCTGATAATTATATGTATTGTATAAAGAAAGTCTGTACATTGGGTTATAACACTAGTATATTTAAACTTACAGGCTTATTTGTAATGTAAACCACCATTTTAATGTACTGTAATTAACATGGTTATAATAATGTACAATTCTTTCCCCCCCTCCCTACCACacacctttttttgtgtgtgatagaCCAACTTTGGTTTGCAATAAaaccttgaaaaatatttgcagaaattgTGTCATGTGTGTTATTTTGTAAATTGCAGTTAAGGGGGCAATAGTAGatctgtttaaaatttaaaaccaggGAAATGGCTGCTGTAGTTTACAGCTCAGTGGCTTGACATCCTCCAATAGCATCAGCTTCTGACTCGAAGAGAGAATAGGGTGGTCTTAAagccaattattttttttttctttggtgggAGGCTGCattgcatggcttgcaggatcttagttcccagaccagggagaacccatgccccctgcagtggaaggacacagagtcctaaccactgggctgccaggggacTCTCTAAAGCCAATTTATGTCAGTCATTATCCATAAATCCATCCAAACAAGTCCTTGTCAATTTAACTCTCTCAAGGACAGCCATGAAGTAATGATCCCTATCCTCATTGCCTGCCCTGTGAAGTTGGCTGTTTGTCTGACATTTGGCTTGTCTGAAGTAACAGGTAgttctttcaacaaatacttggTGCCTTCCCTGGTGCCAGGCTCTATTCTGAGTGCTGGGGATAAAGCAATGAGCAAAGCTGACAGATCTCTGCCCTTACACATCCTGGTGGGAAAGACAGACTTTCAATAACACAGTTTGTCGAAATCGGGGATAACAGTCTGTAAGTGTATGAGAATGCCACTGAAGAGGGTGAGGGTGTTGTCATACATGGCTATGTTCCCAAAATGCTGAGCCGGCAGGACTCCTGGTTCGTGAGAGTAACCAGAGCCAAAAAAAGTCCAGTGTCAGCTCAGGGAAGGACCCTGGCAGGGGCACATCCCTGGTTTGGACCAGAAGCCACTGAAGCTGGTGTGCACACAGCACTGCATGGGCCCACCCGACTGATGTTCAGAGGCCTTCCCTAGAGCTCATCCCGTTGGAATATTTCCtgtaggagaaaggaaaggggctTGATATTAGGAGATAATCATCTTGCGTCCAAGTTGTTTGGACTTTTTCACTTTTCTAGGCCTTCCACAAATTTCCTAGCATACACGGGATTCTCCAATAGTTGGCCTTGCTGCTGCTCTAAGCCTACTTAGAAGCCTACCTTCTACCTTGACCTGTTAGTTTGCACAGGGATTTCCCCAGGGAAAGTAGTGatcattttcccttttatcatgGCTCTTATATCTCACCTCTCCCAGAAGGCTTGTAAGGGTTGAACAGGTGTTGGAGATCACTTAGTCTGTCTCTCTTGTCAATGACTTCTTGCTGAAGGGGAACCCCAGATCAAGCTCTGCATTTGAGTTACGGCTCTGCCCTACAGACATTAGCTGCATATTAAAACCCTTAGCAAACCCAAATGCCAAAATCGACAATGGTGACAAAGAAATTCTAAAGTCCTAGTAATGACTGATGCTAGCCCTGACAAAAAGGCTTTCTGCATATCTCCCCCTCATTCTCATGATCAATAACAGTTAAGAGTTCCTCTTTGAACAATAAGTACTTAAATCACTTTTTTTATCTGAACATAAGTCTTGCAGCCTGGACTCTCCCATCTAATTATAGATAACTCAGAGGGGTTAATCATGGATTacaaagctttttaattttttaagggtaGAAATTTGGTTTATGGCTTCAGTCAGTCACTATGTAAGATCTGATTTGCATTGCTGGAGAGATAAgagccagagaagtcccaagtgTCACATAAACAGGAGGAGATTAAATCAAACACAAGTGGGTGGAAAGGGAACAGGGCAAGAACAGGGAAgtccagaaagaaaaagggatcaactaaaaaaaagacaaatatttactaaacactATGATGTCAAATAGCATATGTGCAGAGGTATCTTTTATCTAGGGCTGTGGGGCACATCCCTGTCAGCATTTGAAACTACATTTGAGCATTATGGTTGGTAAAAGGGACAATTCACTTCTCCATAGTTTTTCAGTGGTGGAGCTGGTCAAATATGGGTTTGGGGGAACATTCGGCTAAGATTCCCACAAGTTAAAATGggactttgagggcttccctggtggcacagtggttgagagtccacctgccaatgcaggggacacgggttcgtgccctggtctgggaagatcccacatgccgtggagcggctgggcccgtgagccatggccgctgagcttgcgcgtccggagcctgttctccgcagtgggagaggccacaacagtagccacaactgcgtaccgcaaaaaaaaaaaaaaaaaggaactttgaAACCACTGCTACCATGAATATAAGTCAAGTACCATGCTTAGGGAATTTGCCATATACTTGGGGAGACATGGTACCTACCCATGGTATAAAGCAGTTGATGAATGAAGGGTAAAGGGAACCTCAGAAGCCCAGAAGCTCTCTGTGGGGTTGGCTACCTAGAGCAGGCTTCACAGAGGGGATGACAAAGATTCTCACCTACCAATTCATTTCTAGGGAGTCTGATGGGATGCAGGCCCTAAGGATTagataacagtaataatagtTTACACTATAGAGCTCGAACTGTATGCCAGACGTTCTAAGTACTTCatacaaaatttatttaatcttcagaataaCCCTGTGATgtcaaaaatgaagaaactagCACAAAAAGGTAATTTGCTGGGACATGGTTAGGTTAGAAGTCAAATCGTGACAGTCTGGCCCCAAAGCCTATGTTTGTAACCACTACATACTCTGCAAAATGTTGTCACCTAAAAGGTGACAACAAGAATATAGAAGCAAAACCATTGTGTGCTTGTTAGTCATTCACTTATTATTTCTCCAGACCTTTACGAAGATACCTTCTAGGTGTTGTGCtaggcaaagagagagaaagagaaaggggggtggggggggataaaGAATTTGCAATTATAATGTAGACATTATCAGTTGTTGAAGATGAGATGCAGCTGGAAATACACATTGCAGTGGGAGTGTAAATCAGTACAACCATTCTGAAAAACTGTTTGGCATTTTCTACTAAATAAAGATGGACATATTTCTAACTTATGACCCAGTAGTTTCGCTCGACCGTATATGCACCCCAAAGAGTGCACATATAGTCAATAAAAATTTTGCAGTAATATTCACAGTAGGACTATTTATATTAGTCCCCAAATGGGAACAATtcaaaatgtccaccaacagtaaaatgcataaatataattaataaatgagtaaatataatgGAATACCATACTATAATGAAAATGCTATATGCTATATACAACAACAGGGaataaatctcacaaacatagaaaCCACACTGtatgatttgatttatataaaatttgaaagcaGGCCAATAAAACAAAGCCATTTAAAAGTCAGGATCTGATTGtctttggggaggggaggtggagatAATGACCTAGAGGGCAAGTGAGGGGAGTGAGGGGAGTGaggggggtgaggggggtggtCTTCTGGGTGCTggtaattccttttttttctttttctttttttttttgcggtacgtgggcctctcactgtcgtggcctctcccgctgcggagcacagactccggacgcgcaggctcagcggccatggctcacgggcccagccgctccgcggcatgtgggatcttcccggaccgtggcacgaacccgtgtcccctgcatcggcaggcggactctcaaccactgcgccaccaaggaagccctgctgGTAATTTCTTGATCTTGGTGGTTTCAGGCGTgattttgctttttgatattttatcaAGCTAAATActtatgatatgtgaattttctatatgtttgttatatatcaataaaaacgTTTACTTAAAAATACATGGTATGACAGAAACAGGATGTtatgggaacacagaggagggACTTCTTATCCAATTTGGGGGTCAGGGAAAGGGGCTAAGTTTTCGGGGAGTTTAGGACAGAGAGGCTTAGGGAGGTCTGAAGGGCTCAGGTAGATTGTCTTGGGAACTGGATCTAGAAAGTGAGGCAGAAAGTAGGGCCTTCCAGGTCTGGCTGGTagaggtggggaggcagggggcagccTGCCTAAGCACAATGAATGGGGTATTGGAAAAAGCGAGGGTCTCAGGTAGACCTAGGtcagaatcccagctccacccatctGCTTTCTAGCATTGGGCAAGTAGTGACTTGGGCAAACCTCTCCTAACTTCAGTTTCTTTAGGGGGAGAAATGCATCCACTGCCTATCTTTTCTCAGTTTTATGTGAGACAAGGTCAGAAGGAACTGGAATTAAAAAATGctaattaatttcttctttccccacTCATTACCTTTCTTACCTTTCTCAATTCCCCCTACCCTTTAGCAGattatagggggaaaaaagatgttaaagagcagtgagggacttccctggtggtccagtggttaggaatccgccttccaatgcaggggaagcgggttcggtccctggtcagggaactaagatcccatgtgccgcggagcaactaagcccgctcGCCTcaacagagcccacgcgctctggagcccgtgtgccacaactagagagagaagcctgcgcgtcGCCAGGAAAGacctcacatgccacaactaagacccgacgcagccaaaaataaacaaataaataaatatctaaaaaaaaaaaaagagcagtgagAAGTCATTTTGGATAAGGAGATGGACCTTGTGATTGATGTTCTTGGAAGTTTCGTGGAGATGTTTAGATTTCATTAGGTAGTAAGATGAAGCATCTGGAGGTTTTCCATGAGGAAAAGGCGTGATCAAAAGGCATGTTCTGGTGACTCTTGGCAAGAGTTGTGAGTGTGGGGAGagctttggaattaaaaaaataacagtaataaggAAGCCACTTAGGAGACTTCTGACAATCATCCCATTGGTGGTGGCGATAAAAGGATAGAGAGAGATGTAACTTCATGAATCAGTGGAGCTTCATGAGTTGCTGGGaatggagagagaagaaggatgAAACGGTgtagtttatttctttaatgtagTTGACTCCACCTACTGAAGTGCTTGTCACAGCTGCAACAATAGCATTTAGGACAAAAACCACCCACCAGTTTCTTCAATATCCCCAAAGCATAACAAATCACCTGATAGATAACCAATCAGTGTACTTGGCAAGGCGAGATGTTACACGTTGTACTCAATCTCTACCGCATCCTGTTAAGACATTTCTCACCTCATCCATCAAAAAGCTCCCAAAATCCTACTCCATATGCCTCAAGCCTTGTATTAGGAGCATAAATGATGTTAAACTTAACCTGTTGTGAATCATAACAACATTTCTGTTAAGAAAAACGCACTCATCAAAATTAATTAAGCTCAATTTGAGAAATTAGTTAAATGCTTTTTCACATTGCATGAAAATTGTTAGCCAGTCACAAAAACTAACCAATTATTATTGCTCAGACTCCACTTGTGGCTTACGTGTGATCTTTCCTAGTCTGCTTTGGCCACTGCATACTTGCTCTATAAGAacgtgttttatatatatatatatatatatatatatatatatatatatatatatatatatgttttctctgCTTTCCACACCTCTTCTATGAAGGACTTTAGCAGCAAGATTCAGAGCAACCCTGGAGGTTTATTTAGTGTTTACCTATAACATTATGTTCAGACAGATATGTTTATGTATTTGGATAGCTTGGAAACCATGGACTCTGATGGGCAGGGTTCTTAGTTTCCTCTTTTCTGTGTGGTCTGTTCTGTTCTCCACTTACTGTAGCACAGCAGGCATGATGATGATGCTGTAACAACAATATAAAAGCTACAGActgttcaaaagaaaatatatacacgTAATCACTCCGGTCAACAGCAGAAAAAGGATCATAATCATAAAGACATAGTGTCACTTTACAGACACAAATAGAAAACACATGAGCGGCTGTCGACTTGTTCATGGCATCTGGATGATTTTAACACAGTTCTGCTCAACCTTATTTTACTGGCTCTTTGGCTTAGTCATAGCTCCAGACCTAGTATTCCAGAGGCCAAAGTCATCACCTTCCCTAGCCAGACCTAAACCATTTGATTCCAAGTGAGTTGCAGTGTTGCTAGCAAAGGTCAGCACGGATCTATTTGTTTTggcaataattaattaaaattcatttaattagGTTATTTAGGGTTAAGCTGGAAACAATTTGGGGTCTGAATTGCAAACAATGATTATATTTTCCTCTGAAAGATCATGAAAAAGAGACATACAGAATGATCtgatgggctttcctggtggcgcagcggttgagagtccgcctgctgatgcaggggacacgggttcgtgccccggtccgggaagatcccacatgccgcggagtggctgggcccgtgagccatggccgctgggcctgcgcgtccagagcctgtgctccacaacgggagaggccacaagagtgagaggcccgcgtaccgcaaaaaaaacaaacaaacacacagaatgaTCTGATGTTTGAATTAAATTATATGCTACCTAATAATAATGGGCAATTTGAGATAAGtttagagaaaatataatttttcaaacatATGTGACAACTCTTAAAATTAtagcaaataaaagaataaataatcagggaggaagaaaggatgtGTGTGCTTCCttagagttttcttttatttataaatggaTAACACGCTCTtggttaaataaatcaataaaaacatgGTGGGTCAAAGTGAGTAATAATTTCACGATTGCCTCGCTGCTCAGTTATTCCCATCCCAATTTTCCCTTGCAGGAGATAACCAATAGTAAGCTTTTTTGGTGCATCCTTTTAGAAATTTGATATGCACATACAAGCATAAAGGTTTCTAATAACACAGaattagaattttaaaggaaggagcagaggaggtgtcttgattttttttaagttgtcttaattgttcatattttttaaaagttcaaaatctCATTTGTGTGAGTCTAGTGCTTAAAAATTTTTGGTGTAACACAACCCTTATACTGCATGCCAACTTCTTCATCTGGGAAATGAAGACAAACCAATCTGGTTTCATGTTGCAGAACAAACAAAGCTGTAGGCTCACAGAGACAGGAGACTTGACTTTCAAGGTTGCCCTTTGCAACTATGTATGATTTTTGCCTTGTCCACAGGCTTTAGACCCTAACAGCTCAGCAACTTCATTCTGGCTGCACTCTAACATAGCTAGGAACCACCTTGATTTTCCAGTCACTAAACAGCTGTTTCATGCCTAGGGCATACCTGAATATTCTCACAAAAGTGACCTGATTAGGGGATAATACTTTCCCTTCCAACCATCCCTATATTCCTTTAAGTCATTCTCCCTATCAACTATCCTGTCCTTTCCAGTATCGTAAAATTGTAAAAATGTCAGGGGCGGGAGGAATCACTACTAGCTC
It encodes the following:
- the SGK1 gene encoding serine/threonine-protein kinase Sgk1 isoform X4, which codes for MTVKTEAARDTLTYSRMRGMVAILIAFMKQRRMGLNDFIQKIANNSYACKHPEVQSILKISQPQEPELMNANPSPPPSPSQQINLGPSSNPHAKPSDFHFLKVIGKGSFGKVLLARHKAEEAFYAVKVLQKKAILKKKELFYHLQRERCFLEPRARFYAAEIASALGYLHSLNIVYRDLKPENILLDSQGHIVLTDFGLCKENIEHNGTTSTFCGTPEYLAPEVLHKQPYDRTVDWWCLGAVLYEMLYGLPPFYSRNTAEMYDNILNKPLQLKPNITNSARHVLEGLLQKDRTKRLGAKDDFMEIKNHVFFSLINWDDLINKKITPPFNPNVSGPSDLRHFDPEFTEEPVPNSIGRSPDSILLTASVKEAAEAFLGFSYAPPVDSFL
- the SGK1 gene encoding serine/threonine-protein kinase Sgk1 isoform X3, translating into MTVKTEAARDTLTYSRMRGMVAILIAFMKQRRMGLNDFIQKIANNSYACKHPEVQSILKISQPQEPELMNANPSPPPSPSQQINLGPSSNPHAKPSDFHFLKVIGKGSFGKVLLARHKAEEAFYAVKVLQKKAILKKKEEKHIMSERNVLLKNVKHPFLVGLHFSFQTADKLYFVLDYINGGELFYHLQRERCFLEPRARFYAAEIASALGYLHSLNIVYRDLKPENILLDSQGHIVLTDFGLCKENIEHNGTTSTFCGTPEYLAPEVLHKQPYDRTVDWWCLGAVLYEMLYGLPPFYSRNTAEMYDNILNKPLQLKPNITNSARHVLEGLLQKDRTKRLGAKDDFMEIKNHVFFSLINWDDLINKKITPPFNPNVSGPSDLRHFDPEFTEEPVPNSIGRSPDSILLTASVKEAAEAFLGFSYAPPVDSFL
- the SGK1 gene encoding serine/threonine-protein kinase Sgk1 isoform X1, whose protein sequence is MVNKDMNGFPVKKCSAFQFFKKRVRRWIKSPVVSVDKHQSPSLKYTGPSVVYMPPGEPDFEPPLCQTCLGDQTFQRGVLPQEKESSSWETQSACEVKEPCNHANILSKPDPRTFWTNDDSAFMKQRRMGLNDFIQKIANNSYACKHPEVQSILKISQPQEPELMNANPSPPPSPSQQINLGPSSNPHAKPSDFHFLKVIGKGSFGKVLLARHKAEEAFYAVKVLQKKAILKKKEEKHIMSERNVLLKNVKHPFLVGLHFSFQTADKLYFVLDYINGGELFYHLQRERCFLEPRARFYAAEIASALGYLHSLNIVYRDLKPENILLDSQGHIVLTDFGLCKENIEHNGTTSTFCGTPEYLAPEVLHKQPYDRTVDWWCLGAVLYEMLYGLPPFYSRNTAEMYDNILNKPLQLKPNITNSARHVLEGLLQKDRTKRLGAKDDFMEIKNHVFFSLINWDDLINKKITPPFNPNVSGPSDLRHFDPEFTEEPVPNSIGRSPDSILLTASVKEAAEAFLGFSYAPPVDSFL
- the SGK1 gene encoding serine/threonine-protein kinase Sgk1 isoform X2, producing MGEMQGARARARLESLLRPRHKKRAEAQKRSESFLLTGLAFMKQRRMGLNDFIQKIANNSYACKHPEVQSILKISQPQEPELMNANPSPPPSPSQQINLGPSSNPHAKPSDFHFLKVIGKGSFGKVLLARHKAEEAFYAVKVLQKKAILKKKEEKHIMSERNVLLKNVKHPFLVGLHFSFQTADKLYFVLDYINGGELFYHLQRERCFLEPRARFYAAEIASALGYLHSLNIVYRDLKPENILLDSQGHIVLTDFGLCKENIEHNGTTSTFCGTPEYLAPEVLHKQPYDRTVDWWCLGAVLYEMLYGLPPFYSRNTAEMYDNILNKPLQLKPNITNSARHVLEGLLQKDRTKRLGAKDDFMEIKNHVFFSLINWDDLINKKITPPFNPNVSGPSDLRHFDPEFTEEPVPNSIGRSPDSILLTASVKEAAEAFLGFSYAPPVDSFL